From a region of the Verrucomicrobiota bacterium genome:
- a CDS encoding glycoside hydrolase family 1 protein, with amino-acid sequence MSEFLWGVATSAYQAEGGYNGPGQPQTNWAEVERRGDVASVGLAADFWNRFPEDFARCRDLGLNAFRLGLEWSRIQPTHVDRMGAPPPFNAKALDHYVEMLAECRRNDLEPVVTLHHFVHPAWLGSDPWLDPTTGELFARYVEHTLLHVNRALIDRHGLPPIRYYITINEPNMLVLNTYLGTQFPGRQRRLNGLRTLAEAYRNILSAHLRAYNLIHRLAEEQGWPDPMVTFNNYCSDLYWSDKVLLDLLSIRERGVKASGLRDYVYYKIREFERAFADAALPLKRDLPSLAGSLTKRMSNWLGYKTFMPDLFRSLADELYAAERPVAFDYIGLDYYDPFAVHIFRLPVWWDHEFKDKSLRSWLMSSFTSKWWDWRVLPAGMHFFCEYYSRDYGDRKVLIAENGMALRRRSDNRNSQRRDRMTRSRFLKLHIAEVNRMVAAGVPLLGYLHWSLFDNYEWGSFTPRFGLYAIDYQRDNDRLVEDHLGDRPSLTYARLVSEARQLALEQSGVTDSA; translated from the coding sequence ATGTCTGAATTTCTCTGGGGGGTGGCCACTTCGGCGTACCAGGCCGAAGGCGGTTACAACGGTCCGGGCCAGCCACAAACGAATTGGGCCGAAGTGGAACGGCGCGGCGACGTGGCCAGCGTGGGCCTGGCGGCGGATTTCTGGAACCGGTTTCCTGAAGACTTCGCCCGGTGCCGCGATTTGGGCCTGAATGCTTTCCGGCTGGGCCTGGAGTGGAGCCGGATTCAGCCGACGCACGTCGACCGCATGGGGGCGCCCCCGCCGTTTAATGCCAAGGCGTTGGACCATTACGTCGAGATGCTGGCAGAATGCCGGCGCAACGACCTTGAACCGGTCGTGACCCTGCATCACTTCGTTCATCCGGCCTGGCTTGGGTCCGATCCGTGGCTGGACCCGACCACCGGTGAACTCTTCGCCCGGTACGTTGAACACACGCTCCTGCACGTCAATCGAGCGCTCATCGATCGCCACGGCCTGCCGCCGATCCGGTATTACATCACCATCAACGAGCCGAACATGCTCGTGCTCAACACCTACCTGGGCACGCAGTTTCCAGGGCGCCAACGTCGCTTGAACGGCCTGCGAACGCTGGCTGAGGCGTACCGGAACATTCTGAGCGCGCACCTGCGCGCGTATAACCTGATCCACAGGCTGGCCGAGGAACAAGGCTGGCCGGACCCGATGGTGACGTTCAACAACTACTGCAGCGATCTCTATTGGTCGGATAAGGTGTTGCTGGACCTGTTGAGCATACGGGAGCGCGGAGTTAAAGCCTCCGGGCTGCGTGACTACGTGTACTATAAGATCCGGGAGTTCGAACGGGCCTTTGCAGACGCTGCCCTCCCGCTCAAACGCGACCTTCCCTCTCTGGCGGGCTCGTTAACCAAGCGGATGAGCAATTGGCTCGGTTACAAAACTTTCATGCCTGACCTCTTCAGGTCGCTGGCGGATGAGCTCTATGCGGCCGAGCGCCCCGTTGCCTTCGACTACATCGGTCTCGATTACTACGATCCGTTTGCCGTCCACATCTTCCGCCTGCCGGTGTGGTGGGACCACGAATTCAAGGATAAATCACTGCGCAGCTGGCTGATGAGCAGCTTCACCAGCAAATGGTGGGACTGGCGCGTGCTGCCGGCCGGAATGCACTTCTTTTGTGAGTATTACAGCCGTGATTACGGCGACCGCAAGGTCCTGATCGCCGAGAACGGAATGGCATTGCGCCGCCGGAGCGACAACCGCAACTCGCAACGGCGCGATCGCATGACGCGCAGCCGGTTCCTGAAGCTGCACATCGCGGAGGTCAACCGGATGGTTGCGGCGGGCGTTCCCTTGCTCGGTTACCTGCACTGGTCGCTGTTCGATAATTACGAGTGGGGCTCTTTCACCCCTCGCTTCGGGCTTTATGCGATCGATTATCAGCGCGACAATGATCGTTTGGTTGAAGATCATCTCGGGGACCGGCCCTCGCTCACTTACGCCCGGCTCGTGAGTGAGGCTCGCCAGCTCGCCCTCGAACAGAGCGGCGTAACGGATAGCGCGTAA